The proteins below are encoded in one region of Halalkalicoccus jeotgali B3:
- a CDS encoding winged helix-turn-helix domain-containing protein: protein MSGRERVRHVVELLEEPTPVQEIADRADVSRTTADDELQRLASDDWVTETTIDGTKAYDLNPVRMLFDEVTDLIEAHSRDELESQLAELTKEQDQLATEFNVESLTEFREQFAAEEFSAEELRERRNVIATWESLNTERGLVKHALQLYDDVVELSSPRTDSPSTLA, encoded by the coding sequence ATGAGCGGCCGTGAGCGTGTTCGGCACGTCGTAGAACTCCTCGAAGAGCCGACGCCAGTGCAGGAGATTGCAGACCGGGCGGACGTCTCGCGGACGACGGCCGACGATGAACTCCAGCGACTGGCGAGTGACGACTGGGTTACCGAAACGACTATCGATGGGACGAAAGCGTACGATCTGAACCCGGTGCGGATGCTCTTCGACGAGGTGACAGACCTGATCGAGGCGCATTCGCGTGACGAGTTAGAGAGTCAACTTGCCGAGCTTACGAAAGAACAGGACCAGCTGGCGACAGAATTCAACGTCGAGTCGCTTACCGAGTTCCGAGAGCAATTCGCTGCGGAGGAGTTCTCGGCTGAGGAGCTTCGTGAGCGCCGGAACGTGATCGCTACGTGGGAGTCACTCAACACCGAACGTGGGCTTGTGAAACACGCTCTCCAGTTATATGACGATGTCGTTGAACTCTCTTCACCGCGAACTGACTCTCCTTCGACGCTCGCCTGA
- a CDS encoding PqqD family peptide modification chaperone produces the protein MNTEERERRQRIWKLLTYEDQTYTEVVETVADEFEVDPDTVEEDIKNIDKWLYKLDVYRDVQGISLLAELRDNRRRLHQLAEILDEQGEFAEERKIRAEINRSINMERHLADSTLAVRRVSLEDEDLLDEMGL, from the coding sequence ATGAACACAGAAGAACGGGAACGCCGACAGCGAATCTGGAAACTCCTCACGTATGAGGATCAGACATACACCGAAGTGGTTGAAACAGTCGCGGATGAATTCGAGGTGGATCCGGACACGGTAGAGGAGGACATCAAGAATATCGATAAGTGGCTATACAAACTGGATGTCTACCGCGACGTTCAGGGGATCTCCTTGCTTGCCGAACTTCGTGACAATCGCCGGCGACTACACCAGCTGGCAGAAATTCTCGACGAGCAAGGAGAATTCGCCGAGGAACGGAAGATCAGAGCAGAGATCAATCGGTCGATCAACATGGAGCGACATCTGGCCGATAGCACGCTTGCTGTGCGAAGGGTATCACTTGAAGACGAGGATCTACTTGACGAGATGGGACTGTGA
- a CDS encoding metal-dependent hydrolase — protein sequence MWPWGHAAVGYLLYAAYTRVRYDRPPDGPAIILLLFGTQLPDLIDKPLAWTLPILPTGRSLGHSLLFLVPLVLVVAAVTRDWDGKWDIPLAIGAFSHIAGDIFPALIRGEFASITFLVWPLLPLPPYPEQDRSIIGHFLSLDLTSMVAFEFILGFVVVILWWRQGRPGLQTMRDGVVSAWSR from the coding sequence ATGTGGCCATGGGGACACGCTGCAGTCGGCTATTTGCTCTATGCTGCCTACACACGCGTTCGCTATGACCGTCCACCGGACGGGCCGGCGATAATACTGCTGCTGTTCGGCACACAACTTCCTGACTTGATCGACAAGCCGCTGGCGTGGACCCTGCCTATATTGCCCACGGGACGCTCGCTTGGCCATTCCCTGCTCTTTCTTGTCCCGCTCGTACTCGTCGTAGCCGCCGTTACCCGTGACTGGGACGGGAAGTGGGACATTCCGCTCGCGATCGGTGCTTTTTCACACATCGCTGGTGACATCTTTCCAGCCCTAATCCGCGGTGAGTTTGCCTCTATTACCTTTCTCGTCTGGCCATTGCTGCCGCTACCGCCGTATCCTGAACAAGATCGATCGATCATCGGACACTTCCTTTCGCTGGACCTGACATCGATGGTGGCCTTTGAGTTTATCCTCGGGTTCGTCGTGGTCATTCTCTGGTGGCGACAGGGTCGACCCGGCCTTCAGACGATGCGAGACGGAGTGGTCAGCGCGTGGAGCCGTTGA